Within Flavobacterium pisciphilum, the genomic segment ATAATGGTTTAGCTTTTTCTTTTTCAGACATTCGATTGAGAGTCTTACCTGAAGCAGTATCTAAATGTTTTCCTTCAAAAGCATTGGACTTTGAATCGGTAAAAGAAACAATCATTCAATTAAATCCAAGTCCAAAAATAATATGAAAGATAATCTCATAAAATATACCATACCTATTTTACTTATTATTATTGGATTATTTGACAATGATTTTTGGCATTCTCCATTTACAAGAGCAGGTATAATTTCTTTAATAACATTGATTTTAGGTTGGTTAATAGATAATTATAAACAACTAATATTAATTATTAATACTCAAATTTTGCACCGCAAAAAAGATTTTCGTTTATCAATTGCGTATCTGTACAGAATTAAAGTTGACAATGAGTATTTACTAGTAAAAAGTAGAACCAGAAATTATTATCAGCCAGTAGGTGGATGTTATAAAACATTACCTAGTAGTAGTGCTATTTTTGAAAAATTAGAAGTAAAACCTGACAGAAAGTTTGAAACAGAAAAAGGAATAGCTAAAAATGATTTGAGAGTTTATGTTAGGGGAAAAAATGTAATCTCTTTTCTTAAATGGTTCGATTCAAAAAAGGATAGGGAAATTTCTCCATGGAGAGAGTTTTGTGAAGAATTAATCTCAGAAGACATTTTACCCTGGAGACAATTTCGCTTCATTGATTATGAATTTAAAAAAAAGATTCAATCTCCAATTATCAAATTAGATAGCGGGGGTAAAGGGATATTTATTTTTGAAATTTTTGATTTGGTTATTAATAATGAACAATTACCAATTCTAGAAAAACTAAAATTAGAAAAAGAATCAAACAAATTTATTTGGGTAACTGACGATTTGATACAGACACTTGGACATAGTTTAAATAGTAAGGAGTATATGTTTGAAATCTCACCCCATACTAAATATGCTCAAAACTTAAAATGGGAATAATATATGAATACTGATAAAAACAAATCAAACGAACAAATTACAATTAAACTTTTAGA encodes:
- a CDS encoding HU-CCDC81 and SPOR domain-containing protein, translating into MKDNLIKYTIPILLIIIGLFDNDFWHSPFTRAGIISLITLILGWLIDNYKQLILIINTQILHRKKDFRLSIAYLYRIKVDNEYLLVKSRTRNYYQPVGGCYKTLPSSSAIFEKLEVKPDRKFETEKGIAKNDLRVYVRGKNVISFLKWFDSKKDREISPWREFCEELISEDILPWRQFRFIDYEFKKKIQSPIIKLDSGGKGIFIFEIFDLVINNEQLPILEKLKLEKESNKFIWVTDDLIQTLGHSLNSKEYMFEISPHTKYAQNLKWE